One window of Daphnia carinata strain CSIRO-1 chromosome 7, CSIRO_AGI_Dcar_HiC_V3, whole genome shotgun sequence genomic DNA carries:
- the LOC130699266 gene encoding multidrug resistance-associated protein 1-like isoform X1, protein MGENETTSPLDSFCGSTFWDLDQTWNTNDPNFTECFHQTVLYWIPCGFIWLFAPYETYQILYSNTRYIPWSFINISKMVINLLLIILSIISIIYAVIQSNNGVELYTNDVYYVTPAILAATFVLTLGLMLAGKKRGIRSSGPLFLFWFLLAFCGGFTYAARIKSIIDGMNNMETYPFVWEMVYYPLIVLMFFINCFADKEPLYMEGESKSDNPCPEEGASFLNVITYTWLDSLIWKGYRKPLETVDLWDLNNRDKSKSVVPRFEKHWQKALSKQAKKPSEPRATYGAENGGVSFKPTPTNKKIVSVLPALCKTFAPEFLLGSLLKLMQDLLAFVSPQILSLLIGFVEDTSQESWKGYLYAVILTLTAMLQTLILGQYFQRMFVIGMQIRTSIVSSIYRKAIKISNSARKESTVGEIVNLMSVDAQRFMDLTTYLNMLWSAPLQIGLAIYFLYQILGPSVFAGLGVMILLIPVNGVLANATKKLQIQQMKYKDKRVKMMSEILSGIKVLKLYAWEPSFQAQVEEIRSKEIHVLKQAAYLNAGTSFIWTCAPFLVTLATFAVYVTSDPSHILDAKKAFVSLTLFNLLRFPMSMFPMLVVSFVQASVSIKRLNKFMNADELDPNSVSHETTQSAISVEKSSFAWAQGEAPILKDINIDIKPGKLVAVVGQVGAGKSSLISAILGEMEKLSGKVNTNGRIAYIPQQAWIQNCSLRNNILFGKGFNETVYNKVVNSCALKPDISMLPGGDSTEIGEKGINLSGGQKQRVSLARSVYADMDVYLLDDPLSAVDSHVGKHIFDEVIGPKGLLKSKTRLLVTHGITFLPQVDQIIVLKDGEVSEIGSYKELLAQKGAFAEFLLQHLEDEGTDEDIPDELAEIKQELENTMGKEEFARQISRQRVASESQSQHSENAENRPMIASPDRSLSRTSSTTSIEKSGGSLRRRSSAKDRKSVDGGAPAANPNNNKLIEAEKTETGKVNSKVYIHYMRSIGGWLTFITLVLYILYQGFAVYSNIWLAKWSEAGNTTSNNHTIEQQRDIYLGVYGALGFGQAIMMMFASVLLGLASLRAARTLHIRLIGDVLRLPMVFFDTTPTGRLLNRFSKDVDVLDNTLPFVIRGWITTLLQVVSTILVIGVGTPIFFAVAIPIGVFYYWIQNVYVASSRQLKRLESVSRSPIYSHFGETLTGATVIRAYGQEQRFIKESESRVDLNQVCYYPSVVANRWLSVRLETIGNLVVLFASLFAVIEREKGTMDPGYVGLSITYALSITQTLNWFMRMTSEVETNIVAVERIKEYSEAVQEASWDHGKRDPPNTWPDKGKVSFEKYEVRYREGLDLVIKGISCEIEGGEKVGIVGRTGAGKSSLTLALFRIIEAAAGKITIDGIDIADLALHKLRSRLTIIPQDPVLFSGTLRMNLDPFNSYSDEDVWTALEHAHLKTFVKSLPAGLEHEASEGGENLSVGQRQLICLARALLRKTQVLILDEATAAVDLETDDLIQATIRKEFKEGTVITIAHRLNTILDSNRVMVLDKGEIKEYAPPDELLANKNSLFYSMARDAGLV, encoded by the exons ATGGGCGAAAACGAAACCACTTCACCGCTGGATTCTTTCTGCGGTTCAACATTCTGG GATCTGGATCAAACGTGGAACACAAACGACCCGAACTTCACAGAATGTTTTCACCAAACAGTGCTTTATTGGATTCCCTGTGGCTTCATTTGGCTGTTTGCACCATACGAAACATACCAGATTTTGTACAGCAATACCCGATATATACCGTGGTCCTTCATCAATATCAGCAAAATG GTCATTAACTTATTACTGATCATCCTGTCGATCATCAGCATTATCTATGCCGTCATACAAAGCAACAATGGTGTAGAGCTCTACACAAATGACGTTTATTACGTAACTCCTGCAATACTGGCTGCAACATTC GTATTGACTTTAGGACTAATGCTGGCAGGGAAGAAAAGAGGCATTAGGTCATCCGGACCTTTGTTTCTCTTCTGGTTCCTGCTTGCGTTTTGTGGTGGATTCACGTATGCTGCTCGGATAAAATCTATCATTGATGGC ATGAACAATATGGAAACCTATCCTTTCGTCTGGGAAATGGTCTACTATCCACTTATTGTGCTGATGTTCTTCATCAATTGCTTTGCTGATAAGGAACCTTTGTACATGGAAGGAGAGTCTAAATCTGAC AATCCGTGCCCAGAGGAAGGAGCCTCTTTTCTAAATGTAATTACGTACACCTGGTTGGACTCATTGATATGGAAGGGGTATCGTAAACCTCTGGAGACGGTAGACCTATGGGACCTAAATAATAGGGACAAATCCAAATCGGTTGTTCCACGATTTGAAAAGCACTGGCAAAAGGCTCTCAGTAAACAAGCAAA AAAACCAAGTGAACCTAGAGCAACTTATGGGGCGGAGAACGGAGGAGTCTCCTTCAAACCGACACcgacgaataaaaaaattgtttccgTCCTGCCTGCACTCTGCAAAACATTTGCGCCCGAGTTTCTGCTAGGATCTTTACTCAAACTAATGCAAGATCTTTTAGCATTCGTCAGTCCACAGATTCTTAG tttgctaATTGGCTTTGTCGAAGATACAAGTCAGGAAAGCTGGAAAGGTTACCTGTACGCCGTTATTCTTACTCTCACAGCCATGCTCCAAACCTTGATCCTTGGGCAATATTTTCAGCGTATGTTTGTCATCGGCATGCAAATAAGAACTTCGATCGTGTCATCCATCTATAGAAAG GCcatcaaaatttcaaatagtGCTCGCAAAGAATCAACAGTCGGAGAAATCGTCAACTTGATGTCAGTCGACGCTCAGCGGTTCATGGATCTCACGACCTACCTCAATATGCTCTGGTCTGCCCCATTGCAGATAGGATTGGCCATATACTTTCTCTACCAAATTCTTG gtCCTTCTGTTTTTGCCGGACTTGGTGTTATGATCCTCTTGATCCCCGTCAATGGAGTGTTGGCAAACGCCACAAAGAAACTGCAAATCCAGCAGATGAAGTACAAGGACAAACGAGTCAAGATGATGAGCGAAATTCTAAGTGGAATAAAA GTCTTGAAGCTCTACGCGTGGGAGCCATCGTTTCAAGCACAAGTTGAGGAGATCCGAAGCAAAGAAATTCACGTTTTAAAGCAGGCGGCTTACCTCAATGCTGGAACATCGTTCATTTGGACTTGTGCACCATTTCTG GTTACATTGGCCACGTTCGCAGTCTACGTGACGTCAGATCCCAGTCACATACTCGATGCCAAGAAAGCTTTCGTTTCGTTGACGTTGTTCAATCTGCTCCGTTTCCCAATGTCCATGTTTCCTATGCTTGTCGTATCGTTCGTCCAG GCAAGCGTATCAATAAAACGGCTCAACAAATTCATGAACGCCGATGAGCTGGATCCTAATTCAGTTTCTCATGAAACCACAC AGAGCGCTATCAGCGTCGAGAAAAGCTCGTTTGCTTGGGCACAAGGCGAAGCTCCAATCCTTAAAGACATCAATATTGATATTAAGCCTGGCAAACTTGTGGCCGTGGTGGGACAAGTTGGTGCAGGCAAATCTTCATTGATCTCCGCTATACTGGGAGAAATGGAAAAACTAAGTGGAAAGGTCAATACAAATGGACGGATCGCGTACATCCCTCAGCAAGCttggattcaaaattgcagCCTTCGCAACAACATCTTGTTCGGCAAAGGATTTAACGAAACAGTTTACAATAAAGTCGTAAATTCCTGTGCGCTGAAGCCTGACATTTCCATGCTCCCTGGTGGCGATAGTACAGAAATAGGAGAGAAG GGCATCAACTTAAGTGGAGGGCAGAAACAGCGTGTTAGCTTGGCCCGTTCCGTTTACGCCGACATGGATGTATACCTATTAGATGACCCTTTGAGCGCTGTCGACAGTCACGTGGGAAAACACATCTTTGACGAAGTTATTGGTCCTAAGGGTCTACTGAAATCGAAG actcGATTACTTGTGACGCATGGCATCACTTTTTTGCCCCAAGTAGACCAAATCATTGTTTTAAAAGACGGAGAAGTCTCTGAAATTGGCTCGTACAAGGAATTGCTTGCACAAAAGGGAGCTTTCGCCGAATTCCTTCTGCAACATCTGGAGGATGAAGGCACAGATGAAGATATCCCTGATG aATTGGCGGAGATTAAACAAGAACTAGAAAACACAAtgggaaaagaagaattcGCTCGACAGATTTCTCGCCAGCGCGTAGCGTCTGAAAGCCAAAGCCAGCATAGTGAAAATGCCGAAAATCGACCCATGATTGCCTCTCCAGATCGTAGCTTATCGAG GACTAGCTCAACCACAAGTATTGAAAAGAGCGGAGGAAGTTTGCGAAGACGTAGCTCGGCTAAAGATCGCAAATCCGTTGATGGTGGTGCTCCTGCCGCCAACCCGAACAACAATAAGCTGATTGAAGcagaaaaaactgaaactggCAAA GTCAACAGCAAAGTGTACATACATTATATGCGCTCAATTGGCGGTTGGTTGACATTCATTACCTTGGTGCTTTACATCCTCTATCAG GGTTTTGCTGTTTACTCCAATATTTGGTTAGCCAAATGGTCGGAAGCTGGAAACACGACTTCCAATAACCACACTATCGAACAACAAAGGGATATCTACTTAGGTGTCTACGGAGCGCTTGGTTTCGGACAAG CCATTATGATGATGTTTGCTTCTGTCCTACTGGGCCTGGCATCGTTGCGAGCCGCAAGAACTTTGCATATCCGCCTTATTGGCGACGTCCTTCGTTTACCTATGGTGTTTTTCGATACTACCCCAACCGGGCGGTTGCTAAATCGTTTCAGCAAAGACGTCGATGTTCTGGACAACACTTTGCCGTTCGTCATTCGTGGTTGGATCACAACATTATTACAA GTAGTAAGTACTATACTGGTTATCGGTGTTGGAACACCGATCTTCTTCGCAGTAGCCATACCAATTGGAGTCTTCTACTATTGGATTCAG AATGTTTATGTGGCTTCGTCGAGACAACTTAAACgtctagaatcagtttcacgATCCCCGATTTATTCCCACTTCGGCGAAACACTTACCG gtgCAACTGTCATTCGTGCTTATGGCCAAGAACAGCGTTTCATTAAAGAATCTGAGTCACGCGTAGACCTCAATCAAGTCTGTTATTACCCAAGTGTTGTTGCCAATCGGTGGTTGTCCGTAAGATTGGAAACGATCGGTAATTTGGTAGTGCTGTTCGCTTCCCTGTTTGCTGTTattgaaagagagaaaggaacGATGGACCCCGGTTACGTTGGACTGTCCATCACCTACGCCCTTAGT attACACAAACGCTCAACTGGTTCATGCGCATGACTTCTGAAGTTGAAACGAACATCGTAGCTGTAGAGAGAATCAAAGAGTACAGTGAAGCCGTGCAA GAAGCTTCGTGGGACCATGGAAAGCGTGATCCACCAAATACATGGCCTGACAAAGGCAAAGTTTCTTTCGAGAAATATGAAGTACGCTACAGAGAGGGACTGGACTTGGTCATCAAAGGAATTTCCTGTGAAATTGAAGGTGGTGAAAAG GTAGGCATTGTTGGACGTACAGGAGCGGGAAAATCTTCATTGACGTTGGCGCTGTTCCGTATCATCGAAGCTGCTGCTGGCAAAATTACAATCGACGGAATTGATATTGCTGATTTGGCACTACACAAACTACGTTCTCGGCTGACCATCATTCCCCAG GaccctgttttgttttcgggaaCTCTACGCATGAACTTGGATCCATTTAACTCCTACTCTGATGAAGACGTATGGACCGCATTAGAGCATGCCCATTTGAAAACCTTCGTCAAATCTTTACCAGCAGGACTAGAACACGAAGCTTCAGAGGGTGGTGAGAATTTAAGCGTTGGCCAGCGCCAGTTGATTTGTCTAGCTCGTGCCCTACTGAGAAAAACCCAAGTTCTCATTCTTGATGAAGCCACTGCAGCAGTCGATCTGGAGACCGACGATTTAATCCAA GCTACAATCCGGAAAGAATTTAAAGAGGGTACAGTTATCACCATAGCCCACAGACTGAATACCATCCTGGACAGTAACAG AGTGATGGTGTTGGACAAAGGAGAGATCAAAGAGTATGCGCCTCCCGATGAGCTTCTGGCCAATAAGAACTCGCTCTTTTATAGCATGGCCAGAGATGCCGGTCTGGTATGA
- the LOC130699266 gene encoding multidrug resistance-associated protein 1-like isoform X4 has translation MGENETTSPLDSFCGSTFWDLDQTWNTNDPNFTECFHQTVLYWIPCGFIWLFAPYETYQILYSNTRYIPWSFINISKMVINLLLIILSIISIIYAVIQSNNGVELYTNDVYYVTPAILAATFVLTLGLMLAGKKRGIRSSGPLFLFWFLLAFCGGFTYAARIKSIIDGMNNMETYPFVWEMVYYPLIVLMFFINCFADKEPLYMEGESKSDNPCPEEGASFLNVITYTWLDSLIWKGYRKPLETVDLWDLNNRDKSKSVVPRFEKHWQKALSKQAKKPSEPRATYGAENGGVSFKPTPTNKKIVSVLPALCKTFAPEFLLGSLLKLMQDLLAFVSPQILSLLIGFVEDTSQESWKGYLYAVILTLTAMLQTLILGQYFQRMFVIGMQIRTSIVSSIYRKAIKISNSARKESTVGEIVNLMSVDAQRFMDLTTYLNMLWSAPLQIGLAIYFLYQILGPSVFAGLGVMILLIPVNGVLANATKKLQIQQMKYKDKRVKMMSEILSGIKVLKLYAWEPSFQAQVEEIRSKEIHVLKQAAYLNAGTSFIWTCAPFLVTLATFAVYVTSDPSHILDAKKAFVSLTLFNLLRFPMSMFPMLVVSFVQASVSIKRLNKFMNADELDPNSVSHETTQSAISVEKSSFAWAQGEAPILKDINIDIKPGKLVAVVGQVGAGKSSLISAILGEMEKLSGKVNTNGRIAYIPQQAWIQNCSLRNNILFGKGFNETVYNKVVNSCALKPDISMLPGGDSTEIGEKGINLSGGQKQRVSLARSVYADMDVYLLDDPLSAVDSHVGKHIFDEVIGPKGLLKSKTRLLVTHGITFLPQVDQIIVLKDGEVSEIGSYKELLAQKGAFAEFLLQHLEDEGTDEDIPDELAEIKQELENTMGKEEFARQISRQRVASESQSQHSENAENRPMIASPDRSLSRTSSTTSIEKSGGSLRRRSSAKDRKSVDGGAPAANPNNNKLIEAEKTETGKVNSKVYIHYMRSIGGWLTFITLVLYILYQGFAVYSNIWLAKWSEAGNTTSNNHTIEQQRDIYLGVYGALGFGQAVFSGSEILIYHAAARASRVLHECCIKHVLRAPMAFFDTIPIGRIVSRFSQDIDAVDTRLPAIIVDWLYCLLDVVSTILVIGVGTPIFFAVAIPIGVFYYWIQNVYVASSRQLKRLESVSRSPIYSHFGETLTGATVIRAYGQEQRFIKESESRVDLNQVCYYPSVVANRWLSVRLETIGNLVVLFASLFAVIEREKGTMDPGYVGLSITYALSITQTLNWFMRMTSEVETNIVAVERIKEYSEAVQEASWDHGKRDPPNTWPDKGKVSFEKYEVRYREGLDLVIKGISCEIEGGEKVGIVGRTGAGKSSLTLALFRIIEAAAGKITIDGIDIADLALHKLRSRLTIIPQDPVLFSGTLRMNLDPFNSYSDEDVWTALEHAHLKTFVKSLPAGLEHEASEGGENLSVGQRQLICLARALLRKTQVLILDEATAAVDLETDDLIQATIRKEFKEGTVITIAHRLNTILDSNRVMVLDKGEIKEYAPPDELLANKNSLFYSMARDAGLV, from the exons ATGGGCGAAAACGAAACCACTTCACCGCTGGATTCTTTCTGCGGTTCAACATTCTGG GATCTGGATCAAACGTGGAACACAAACGACCCGAACTTCACAGAATGTTTTCACCAAACAGTGCTTTATTGGATTCCCTGTGGCTTCATTTGGCTGTTTGCACCATACGAAACATACCAGATTTTGTACAGCAATACCCGATATATACCGTGGTCCTTCATCAATATCAGCAAAATG GTCATTAACTTATTACTGATCATCCTGTCGATCATCAGCATTATCTATGCCGTCATACAAAGCAACAATGGTGTAGAGCTCTACACAAATGACGTTTATTACGTAACTCCTGCAATACTGGCTGCAACATTC GTATTGACTTTAGGACTAATGCTGGCAGGGAAGAAAAGAGGCATTAGGTCATCCGGACCTTTGTTTCTCTTCTGGTTCCTGCTTGCGTTTTGTGGTGGATTCACGTATGCTGCTCGGATAAAATCTATCATTGATGGC ATGAACAATATGGAAACCTATCCTTTCGTCTGGGAAATGGTCTACTATCCACTTATTGTGCTGATGTTCTTCATCAATTGCTTTGCTGATAAGGAACCTTTGTACATGGAAGGAGAGTCTAAATCTGAC AATCCGTGCCCAGAGGAAGGAGCCTCTTTTCTAAATGTAATTACGTACACCTGGTTGGACTCATTGATATGGAAGGGGTATCGTAAACCTCTGGAGACGGTAGACCTATGGGACCTAAATAATAGGGACAAATCCAAATCGGTTGTTCCACGATTTGAAAAGCACTGGCAAAAGGCTCTCAGTAAACAAGCAAA AAAACCAAGTGAACCTAGAGCAACTTATGGGGCGGAGAACGGAGGAGTCTCCTTCAAACCGACACcgacgaataaaaaaattgtttccgTCCTGCCTGCACTCTGCAAAACATTTGCGCCCGAGTTTCTGCTAGGATCTTTACTCAAACTAATGCAAGATCTTTTAGCATTCGTCAGTCCACAGATTCTTAG tttgctaATTGGCTTTGTCGAAGATACAAGTCAGGAAAGCTGGAAAGGTTACCTGTACGCCGTTATTCTTACTCTCACAGCCATGCTCCAAACCTTGATCCTTGGGCAATATTTTCAGCGTATGTTTGTCATCGGCATGCAAATAAGAACTTCGATCGTGTCATCCATCTATAGAAAG GCcatcaaaatttcaaatagtGCTCGCAAAGAATCAACAGTCGGAGAAATCGTCAACTTGATGTCAGTCGACGCTCAGCGGTTCATGGATCTCACGACCTACCTCAATATGCTCTGGTCTGCCCCATTGCAGATAGGATTGGCCATATACTTTCTCTACCAAATTCTTG gtCCTTCTGTTTTTGCCGGACTTGGTGTTATGATCCTCTTGATCCCCGTCAATGGAGTGTTGGCAAACGCCACAAAGAAACTGCAAATCCAGCAGATGAAGTACAAGGACAAACGAGTCAAGATGATGAGCGAAATTCTAAGTGGAATAAAA GTCTTGAAGCTCTACGCGTGGGAGCCATCGTTTCAAGCACAAGTTGAGGAGATCCGAAGCAAAGAAATTCACGTTTTAAAGCAGGCGGCTTACCTCAATGCTGGAACATCGTTCATTTGGACTTGTGCACCATTTCTG GTTACATTGGCCACGTTCGCAGTCTACGTGACGTCAGATCCCAGTCACATACTCGATGCCAAGAAAGCTTTCGTTTCGTTGACGTTGTTCAATCTGCTCCGTTTCCCAATGTCCATGTTTCCTATGCTTGTCGTATCGTTCGTCCAG GCAAGCGTATCAATAAAACGGCTCAACAAATTCATGAACGCCGATGAGCTGGATCCTAATTCAGTTTCTCATGAAACCACAC AGAGCGCTATCAGCGTCGAGAAAAGCTCGTTTGCTTGGGCACAAGGCGAAGCTCCAATCCTTAAAGACATCAATATTGATATTAAGCCTGGCAAACTTGTGGCCGTGGTGGGACAAGTTGGTGCAGGCAAATCTTCATTGATCTCCGCTATACTGGGAGAAATGGAAAAACTAAGTGGAAAGGTCAATACAAATGGACGGATCGCGTACATCCCTCAGCAAGCttggattcaaaattgcagCCTTCGCAACAACATCTTGTTCGGCAAAGGATTTAACGAAACAGTTTACAATAAAGTCGTAAATTCCTGTGCGCTGAAGCCTGACATTTCCATGCTCCCTGGTGGCGATAGTACAGAAATAGGAGAGAAG GGCATCAACTTAAGTGGAGGGCAGAAACAGCGTGTTAGCTTGGCCCGTTCCGTTTACGCCGACATGGATGTATACCTATTAGATGACCCTTTGAGCGCTGTCGACAGTCACGTGGGAAAACACATCTTTGACGAAGTTATTGGTCCTAAGGGTCTACTGAAATCGAAG actcGATTACTTGTGACGCATGGCATCACTTTTTTGCCCCAAGTAGACCAAATCATTGTTTTAAAAGACGGAGAAGTCTCTGAAATTGGCTCGTACAAGGAATTGCTTGCACAAAAGGGAGCTTTCGCCGAATTCCTTCTGCAACATCTGGAGGATGAAGGCACAGATGAAGATATCCCTGATG aATTGGCGGAGATTAAACAAGAACTAGAAAACACAAtgggaaaagaagaattcGCTCGACAGATTTCTCGCCAGCGCGTAGCGTCTGAAAGCCAAAGCCAGCATAGTGAAAATGCCGAAAATCGACCCATGATTGCCTCTCCAGATCGTAGCTTATCGAG GACTAGCTCAACCACAAGTATTGAAAAGAGCGGAGGAAGTTTGCGAAGACGTAGCTCGGCTAAAGATCGCAAATCCGTTGATGGTGGTGCTCCTGCCGCCAACCCGAACAACAATAAGCTGATTGAAGcagaaaaaactgaaactggCAAA GTCAACAGCAAAGTGTACATACATTATATGCGCTCAATTGGCGGTTGGTTGACATTCATTACCTTGGTGCTTTACATCCTCTATCAG GGTTTTGCTGTTTACTCCAATATTTGGTTAGCCAAATGGTCGGAAGCTGGAAACACGACTTCCAATAACCACACTATCGAACAACAAAGGGATATCTACTTAGGTGTCTACGGAGCGCTTGGTTTCGGACAAG CCGTATTTTCGGGCAGCGAGATCTTGATATATCACGCGGCGGCACGCGCATCGCGTGTCTTGCACGAGTGTTGTATTAAACATGTCCTTCGTGCACCTATGGCCTTCTTCGATACCATTCCTATTGGAAGAATAGTGTCACGTTTTTCGCAAGACATCGACGCTGTTGACACTCGTCTTCCCGCAATCATAGTCGACTGGCTCTACTGCTTGTTAGAC GTAGTAAGTACTATACTGGTTATCGGTGTTGGAACACCGATCTTCTTCGCAGTAGCCATACCAATTGGAGTCTTCTACTATTGGATTCAG AATGTTTATGTGGCTTCGTCGAGACAACTTAAACgtctagaatcagtttcacgATCCCCGATTTATTCCCACTTCGGCGAAACACTTACCG gtgCAACTGTCATTCGTGCTTATGGCCAAGAACAGCGTTTCATTAAAGAATCTGAGTCACGCGTAGACCTCAATCAAGTCTGTTATTACCCAAGTGTTGTTGCCAATCGGTGGTTGTCCGTAAGATTGGAAACGATCGGTAATTTGGTAGTGCTGTTCGCTTCCCTGTTTGCTGTTattgaaagagagaaaggaacGATGGACCCCGGTTACGTTGGACTGTCCATCACCTACGCCCTTAGT attACACAAACGCTCAACTGGTTCATGCGCATGACTTCTGAAGTTGAAACGAACATCGTAGCTGTAGAGAGAATCAAAGAGTACAGTGAAGCCGTGCAA GAAGCTTCGTGGGACCATGGAAAGCGTGATCCACCAAATACATGGCCTGACAAAGGCAAAGTTTCTTTCGAGAAATATGAAGTACGCTACAGAGAGGGACTGGACTTGGTCATCAAAGGAATTTCCTGTGAAATTGAAGGTGGTGAAAAG GTAGGCATTGTTGGACGTACAGGAGCGGGAAAATCTTCATTGACGTTGGCGCTGTTCCGTATCATCGAAGCTGCTGCTGGCAAAATTACAATCGACGGAATTGATATTGCTGATTTGGCACTACACAAACTACGTTCTCGGCTGACCATCATTCCCCAG GaccctgttttgttttcgggaaCTCTACGCATGAACTTGGATCCATTTAACTCCTACTCTGATGAAGACGTATGGACCGCATTAGAGCATGCCCATTTGAAAACCTTCGTCAAATCTTTACCAGCAGGACTAGAACACGAAGCTTCAGAGGGTGGTGAGAATTTAAGCGTTGGCCAGCGCCAGTTGATTTGTCTAGCTCGTGCCCTACTGAGAAAAACCCAAGTTCTCATTCTTGATGAAGCCACTGCAGCAGTCGATCTGGAGACCGACGATTTAATCCAA GCTACAATCCGGAAAGAATTTAAAGAGGGTACAGTTATCACCATAGCCCACAGACTGAATACCATCCTGGACAGTAACAG AGTGATGGTGTTGGACAAAGGAGAGATCAAAGAGTATGCGCCTCCCGATGAGCTTCTGGCCAATAAGAACTCGCTCTTTTATAGCATGGCCAGAGATGCCGGTCTGGTATGA